One Marmota flaviventris isolate mMarFla1 chromosome 17, mMarFla1.hap1, whole genome shotgun sequence genomic window, AGCCTGGAGCTGCAGAGGGTCCTTGGGGCGGAGCTGATCGGGCAGCTTTGACCagcccactcccccacccccagcgccCTGGGCAGCTTTGGTTTGCTCTCACATCAGAGCAAACACATTAAACTGGAATGCATACTTAACACTgccttcaacaacaacaacaaagtgtgATTCATAGTGTGCAGTTCTCGGTGTGGAGGACTGATGGCCCATGAGCTGGTACCCACAGGCAGGAGGCCATGGGGGGCCAGGCTGGTGGGCCGTGGGCCCAGAGTGTGTCCTTCTTGGCCCCTGGCTTCCTGTGCTGCTCTCCTCCTTGTCTTAGCTTCTGTCTCTTCCCTTCGCAgtcctggggttgaacccagggctttacctCTGAtccgcacccccagccctttttatgtttcattccgagacagggtcttgctccattgcccaggctggccttgaacttgccatcctcctgcctcagcctcctgagttgcggGGAGTACCGGCGTGGGCCCTGCACCCGGCCACCTTTAGTCTTCTTAAGGCCATGCTGCTGGGGGCTGGGATGGAGAAGAAAAGCTTTGTCTTTACACTTGGCTTATAAGCAGGGTCTCCAGCTACCAGGCTCACAGCACGGAGCCCGCCTGTTTCCTAGTTGGGGCCCGGGTGAGGGAGCTCCCGCCAGGTCAGCACAGCTCAGCCCCTGAGAGCTGGGCAGCCCCTCAGACTCTGGATCAGCTgcagaggcaggggcagggggcaggcCTACAGCTGATGGAGGCCGGGGCAGACCCCCAGGCCCACAGCAGCACCTGCTCCTCAGGCTCGGGGGCGTGGGACACAGAGAGGCCAGGAGGCCACTGGGAGCATGGAGGCCGGGTCCGCCTCCATCCACCTCCTCGACGTGTATGATTTGGGAAGACAGAGGGAGAGTATGGGGAGGCGTCCAAAGCCCAGGAGCCCTGGAATGTTCCAGAGCCCAACCCCAAGGTACCTGGATTCCCAGGTACTCTGGAAAAGGCCAGCAGCCAGGGGGAAGAGCCTCCTCTCTAGGCTGGGTGGACAGAGGGCTTGCAGGGCCTCAAGGGCAGCATTTCCAAAGGCTGTACTTGTTGCCCCCTTCCCTCCCAGCCACCCGACACCCATCCCCATCCTGCCCCAAGGTGTTGCTCAGAGTTGTGTCCACTGGGTCTCCATGCTGACCTCACCAGGTAGCCACCTTTTTGCCCTTTTTGATGAAGAGAATCCCCCAGGGCTCATGGGGCTCCTTGGGTCTTTCATGGCCCCCACCAGCCCCTTACGTGGTCCCCAGCGGGCTGGAAGCCCACCCACTGTGGTCCCCAGTTATCTGCAGACGTGTTTGCCAGAAGAGCGAGGACAGGTGCTCGGGTCCTTCCCGACCCTCCCAAGGAAGGGCCCCTGGAGAACCCAGGCCACTTGCCTGCTTCCTGCTCAGGGGTGGTGCTCTGCACGGCCCCTGGGGCCCTCACTGACCTGGGCTCGGGTCTGTCAGAGGTGAAAGCACCTGCCGTATGGAGAGCCAGCCCCCAGAGGGCCGGGCACCGAGCCAGCTGTGGCAGGACGTGGTGCCCGGCCCCCGCCTGCTCCTCCTGCAGCCACTTTTCCTAGTAGGAGTGATACACAGAAACCtcaccttttaaaaatctctcttttaaaacaaaacattttaaatttgtaaatacCCATAGGAAAAATAGGCAAATGCACATCAAATGCAAGCAGCGGACTCTGGAGAAGTGAGCTGGCCACGCTGGCCTCTCTAGCCCACCTCTCTGGGTTTCTGATGATGAAAATGCAGCTCGTGTTGTTTGTGAAAGGAGGTTCTCTAAGTGTCCGATGACCCATCTTccagaggggagggcagggaggcctGGGAGCAGCACTGACCACGTGATATCATCCTGTCCTGGGCAGGTATGATAGGTATCAGCAAATCCCACTGTTATTTATGCTCGACCTAAGGTCTGATTGTCACACAGCGCTAGTGGGAGTCTCGGCCAGGGCACACACATGAGCTTCCACACAGTGGCCTCCCGATCCCCTGGACGGACAGAGCCACCTACAGGTTGTGGGTCCCAGAAGGCAGGCACTGcagggagtgagggaggagggTGGACCCCCCTGCTTTCCGTCGTTCTCCAGAGCAGCGCAGAGGGAGCACAGAACAGGCACCACTGCCATGCTGTTCCGggaaccctcaccctcacccagGGGCCCAAGCCCTGGCCTCCCAAGAACTGATGAAGAAAAGGCCCAGACGTGGCCACCAACCTGGACACTGTACTTTCTTTGGTGCCCTTGTCTTGGGGACCCAGGGGAGCTGGTGTCTCCAGGACTAATCTGTCCTAAGCAGCAGGGGAGCAGGAGCTAGGCCACCAACAGGGCTCTGAGAAAGAGCCGAAAGGCTCTCACAACCTCACTTAATCAACAGCACGTGAAGCAACCAGAACGGAACTTCACAAATGGCCCCCTGAAGCCAGGTCTCCCACTGCAGGCCAGAGCCCAGGGCGGCCCCGAGGCCACACCAGCACAGGGGAGCACACGCCAGTGCTGCCCAGATCCGGGCGCTCTGCGGTTTCCCCAGCTGACTCCCCTCTGCATGGCCAGGCCACAGCAGTGATGCTTCTGAGCCTGTTCCCCCTCAACAGCACAGCCTGACATCCAGGTCACATCACCTTCTAGACCACGGGACTCTCAACCGACTTGGACGTAACTGCCACTCTGACCTTTCCATCACCACCACCGTGATCATCAACTTCACGAGCATCCCTATATCTTCATTACCAtgaccaccaccatcaccatgaccctcaccctcacccaaaccctcaccctcaccctcaccctcaccctcaccctcaccatcaCATAAccatcaccctcaccctcaccatcaccctcaccctcaccctcaccctcaccctcaccctcaccctcaccttcaccctcaccctcaccctcaccctcacccaaaccctcaccctcaccctcaccatcaccctcaccctcaccctcaccctcaccctcaccctcacccaaaccctcaccctcaccctcacccaaaccctcaccatcaccctcaccctcaccctcacccttaccctcaccctcaccctcaccgtCACATAACCCTCAccatcaccctcaccctcaccgtCACATAAccctcaccatcaccatcaccctcaccataaccatcaccttcaccatcaccctcaccatcacataaccctcaccctcaccctcacccaaaccctcaccctcaccctcaccctcacccaaaccctcaccctcaccctcaccctcatccaaaccctcaccctcaccctcaccctcaccgtCACATAACCCTCAccatcaccctcaccctcaccgtCACATAAccctcaccatcaccatcaccctcaccataaccatcaccttcaccatcaccctcaccatcacataaccctcaccctcacccaaatcctcaccctcaccatcaccctcaccctcaccataaccatcaccttcaccatcaccatcacataaccctcaccatcaccctcaccctcaccctcaccctcaccctcaccatcaccctcaccctcaccctcaccatcaCATAACCCTCAccatcaccctcaccctcaccatcaccatcaccctcACCATCACATAACCCTCAccatcaccctcaccctcaccatcaccatcaccctcACCATCACATAACCCTCAccatcaccctcaccctcaccatcaccatcaccctcaccataaccatcaccttcaccatcaccctcaccatcacataaccctcaccctcaccctcaccatcaccatcaccaccaccaccaccatcctcatCCCCATCATTATCACCAGTACACCCACCATAATCACCATCAGCTTCATGAGCATCCCCATATCTTCATTACCACAACCATCACAATCACCATGACCCTTACTCTCACCCTCaccataaccaccaccaccaccaccaccaccatcctcatCACTAACACTATCCACCACACTCAccctcaccaccatcaccaccaccatccctattcctatccccatcaccaccaccaccaccacatccaCCATCATACCCATCATCTTTATTACCATCATCAACCACCACACTAGTcataatcaccaccaccaccactgtcaccaccatcatcttcatcatcaccaCACTACACCACCATCTTCCTCACTACCACCATCACAGTCACCATGATCCACCACCACCACATCACCATCCCCATGATCTCCACCATcctcatcatcaccaccatcacttcAGGACCAGGCCTGAGCACCCCACCTAGATCAGTGACAGTACTTTCCCACAGCTGCCTCAGTTGCCCTAGAGAGCACTCGCTGCCCCTTGGCATTGCCGACTTCCTCTTTCTGTCCCCTGCTGCTCTGAGTGCAGAGTGTCAGCTGAGCCTTTGGGTCTGCTTGGGTGACCTGTCTTCTCCAAGGGTGGTTAAAACTCTCCTTTAATTTCTCACACCTGGCACCCTAGACAACCTAGCCTTCtgaactttctcttttctctcagcTGATGGACCAGAGCTCATTTGTCCCTCTGAACAGCTCTGCCATCCTCTGCTGCACACCCCTGGGAAGTTGACTGAACTCCACCCCTCCCCAGGACTCGTGCAGCCCAGTCAGAGCTCTGGGCTGGACTGCAGCTGCCCAGCGTGGTCTGGGTGCTCACCCCTGTCAGCCCGAGGGGAGCGGCCCCTCCTggtgcctcggtttccccaccTGTGAAATGCAAATGGAAGTAGACCCTGCCTCTGTGGAGGCTGTGAGACTAGTGAGTTCACACTGTTGAGGgctggtgggggcggggaggccgTGGCACGTGGCAAGCACGGGCTCTGTGCCCAGGGCCAGCGAGAGCTGTGTCTGTGCAGCCTTGGCTTATGgccaagagagagggagagagggacatTGCCTCAGATCACAGCTGGTGGGAGGGCATCCAGGGGGACAGGCTACCAGGCTGCGCTGCTGTGGGATGTGGCAGGAAGACATGATTATGCTAGATCTCAAGGGTCCACAGTGTGCCACCGGCCCCAACCAGTTACCTGGACTCTGCCCCTTGCTGCAGTGTCCCAGGAAGGGCAGGGGCAGCTGCAGCAGCTGCAGACGCAAGACCCTGAGACAGCAGGTCCAGCTTCAGAGGGTACCTGAGCCTGCTTGGGGCCTGCAGGACCCTCGTGGGGAAGGTCACAGAAGACTCAGCGTCACTGCCTCGTGTTCTGCCAGTGGCTGCAGCCTGGCCCTCAGTGGGCACTCCATGAACTGTCCCCCAGCAGAGCATCTGCTCCCTGCTGCCACCCTGTGGTGGGGGGATGACCTGGAGCCAGCCACAGAGCTCTCAGGGCGGGACAGGGAGTCTCCCCCGGTGTACTCCCTGCTGAGGATCTGGGTTCTAAGAACCCAGGAATGTGCAGGTGGCCTGACACTCACTGGGTCCCTCCCCTGAGCAGCAGCCTCCACCAGGTGGCCCCAGCAAAGTGATCCCCCTGTAGGGGAGTGTGTGGGACACTGCACTTCCTTTGGTGCCTCCACCTCCAGGCAGGCAGTCAGTGCACCTGCTGGGCGAGGCCACCAGAGGGTAGCAGCTGCGTCCACCTTCTGCAGCCCTGAGCCTGGTCTTGAGGAAGTCACACAGATTCCAGAGATGACTGGAGAGTTGGTGGGGGCAGCTGGAGGAGGGGAGTCCCTGAAGGGAACTGGTGACcagggagcatccaggagggtgGGCCAGCCAGCTCACTGACCATATGAGGAGACACCTACTCCTGAGGGCAGCATCTGCTTTCTTTGTGCCAACGGAAGAGAACACCACCCCATGATGGGTGAAGCTAGGATTCTGAGATCAGCAACACCGCAGATCTGGGCTTGCAGGGAGGGCTATGGTGCACAGGCACCAGGGGGCTGGGATGGGGATAATACAGACACAGCAGCCCTCGCCACTCACCCGCCACCTGCTCCACATGCTCTGCCTAACACTCAGGGAGATCTGGCCAGTGGGCGTCTCCTCCCTCTTCCAGCTCCATCAGCCCAAGAGATTAGAGCCCACAGGCCCAAGTTCCCCAGGCTTCAGGGTGGGATGGCGGGAGGCCTCCGGACAAAACCATGCCTTGCAAGAGATGGAATGCGGACACACCCTCTGCTCCCAGGCCTAATACTGAGGACACGAGACCCTGCCCGACAGGCAGGAGCTACTGCTGCAACTGAAGGAGCCACGGTGGGTGAGAGCACACAGAGTCCCGGGGCCTGCAGTGCCCACCTCCGCCTTTCCCAGGGCCAGGAGCTGCCAGCACACGGCAGGCTCTCTGTAGATCTTTCTGGAATGCGCCTGGGGATGGACTCTGCACACCCTCGGCATCTCTCATGCTTCTTCGCCCcgccccagcaccccccccccccgccctgtcTGTCCCTCACTGTGTCCAGACCCGGGACCTGGTCCCTTACAGGCCCACTCCAGGTCTGCCTTCACGGGGCGAGCAGCAGCCCCCCTGATGAGACACGGGGCTCCCGGTGGACCTGTGACAAGCTGCAGGGGTTCTAGTGCTATTTAGAGCCTCCCCCTGAGCGGCCTGCCCAGACCGAGATGCAAAGGAGCTTGATCCTCTGTGGCAGCTTCAGAGTGGAGAGCAGGTGGCCCTgcgctggggtgtggctgggtggCAGTGGCTGCTTTGCCCTGGAGGGGAGGCCCTCCAGCGGGGTCTCAGCGCAGCGCTCTGTGAAGGGAGCCAGGTGTGCCTGCTCTGGGCCCCTGTGCTAGAACCTTTGCAGCTGATTGTTTAAAATTCAGGTGAATTTCAAGTAACAACCATTTGAAGTGAAGTGCAGTGGCACTTAGTGAATCCACAGACGTGCCACCGAGCCGGCTACCTGGCTTCTGATTGCTTCCTTCACCCAGGAGGGAGGCCCAAGCCCTGTCCAGCCCCCGGGAGCCGCCCCCTGCTCTGGATTTGCCCATTCTGAGTCTTGCACCCCAACGGCTCAGGTACTCCTTCTCTGGTGACGGGCTCCTTGCGGCAGCGTGCCGTGGAGGTGGGTCTGTGTGGCCCGggcccttctcccttcctcctgcgGCTGAGTACTGTTCTGAGGCCAGGGCCGCCACGCTGGCCACCCATTCCTGGACGGCAGAGAGCGGCTTCCCCCTCGGGCCGGTCAGCACGGACGGTGCTGCTGTGAGCTCGCCCGTAGTGTCTCCAGCTCTTTAGGGTCTAGGCgtaggagtgggattgctggtcACAGGGCAGTCCTGTCACTTTGGGAAATGCGTTGGATTTGATCTCCCTCACCCTAACTTGTGACGTGGTGTTTAAGAAGAGCTGGGGGCGGCTCAGGGGCAGGGCTGCCCCTCCTGATCCGCGAGCTGCCGCAGCACCACTCGAGCAGAAGCTCCGAGACCCTGCTGAGGCTGCCTGGGAGCAGGACCAGGTGCAGGTGGCCCACGGGCTCCCAGTCACCGAGAGCTCCTAGGGTGGCGGGGCACCTCAGGGGGAGTGGCGGCCTCTTCTCCAGCACTGGCATCAGAAACCTTCCCGATCCAAGACCCAGACGCTGCCGGAAGGGGCATGAGAGGCGGCCCTGGACGCTGGACGCCAGGCCCCACTGCTGCCTTGACTGACCCGGCAGGAAGCCCTGGGGTCATGCCCCGCTGACCATCCAGCCTGGGACAGCCAGCAGAGGAGCTGGGACGCTCCAGACCGTCCCCTGCAGGAGGAGGCACCCACACCCCCAACGTCCCCCGCACCAGGCTCCCGACCCCCAGGCTGCCACCTCACCTGCGCAGAGCCCCCAGGGCGGAAGCGTGTGCCCATCTCACCCCTACACCCCTCACACCTGGTCTGCCCCAAGGTTGGTGTACCTTCTGGGGCACGCAGTTGTGAGACACGCTCAcgtcgaactcagggcctcctggtTTAGGTGGCCATCTGCATGTGGGCTTGACTCACAGCATGGCTGAACCCCTGTGGCACGAACTGCCCTCGTGAGGCTGAGCCAGCGCCCTGAGCTGTGTCCCCTCCTGGCCCTGGGCGGGGTGGGGCCTGGCTCGGACACTGGGGACTCCTTGGGCCCGTAAGGACTGCCGAGGGGAGACCACGCAGGGCGCAAAGCAGAGCTCTGTGACTTTATTGAAACCAAACAACACGCAGAGGAACAGGAATCGGCAGGCCAAAGGCCCCGGTGCCCAGCATTCACCACCCGATCTCCTCCCACGGCAGACTAGACCCCAGTGCTGCAGTCAGGGCCCCGCAGGACGTCCAGGACCCCTCCCACGCGATCCAAGACATGTCCTGGTCGCCCGCGTCTCTGGGGGTCTCACCCCTGGCGTCCCTCCTCACAGCCAGGCACGGTTCTGGGACCTGTTCCCGCATCAGGGGCAGTTGACCTTTCTCCCGGGAACAATGATGGTCAGCGCTGCGTTCCGAAGGCAGGTGATGGTGACAGTCAACTGACAGGCAGGTAACTGCTGCGATGAGTCTGTGAACGTCCCTGACCTTCCCTTGGGGCCCCCACGGCCCGGCCCCCCAGGTGAGCAGCCAGGACAAgggccccagcccctcagttctGGGGCCCAGGCCTGAAGGGCTGGAAGCAGGGCAGCTCCCCCAGGACAGAGGCTCCCACCACAGCCAGGCTCTCCCCGGGCCTCTCGGGCACGCCGCTCCAGGGCTCGGCAGTGCTGGCGTCCTGTCCTTGGGGGCAGGACCGTGGCTTCGAGGCCGAGGCCCCCTCCTCCGCCTCCCGCTGGCTGCAGGGTGAGTAGGAGACGATGGTGAAGCCCCTCTTCTGCAGGGCACAGTCTGCGGGCACCAGCTCCGCGCCTGGCCCCGCCCTCTCCAGGACACTCAGCTCCCAGCGGTGCAGGTCCTGCTGCTGGGACGGGTTCTGGAGCCTCACCACCCACACCTCCCCGGGCTCCAGCAGCAGTTTCCAGCGCTGGCCCGGGGTCTGCAGGGCCCAGCCCGGAACCATCTTCCGAAGGTAGACAGCATCCTGGCAGCCCACCATGGACACAACCTgcaggcccaggagccaggcctcgGCCGCCTCGGGCTCCACGGGCCGGCTGGTACCCAGCTCCAGCACCATGGGCTCCCCGGGGGGCAGGTCTGCACCCAGGAAGTTCTGCCACGGAGAAGGGGGGCGTGGCCAGTGTGAGCATGGGGGCAGCCCCTCGAACctccagggcagggcctgggtccAGCCGGTGTCCTCGGGGCCCAGGCCCAGGGGCACCGCGTTCTGGGGCCCCAGCTCGGTGGGCACAAACAGGGGGTCCAGGCCCACCTCTTCTGACCCTGCTGGTGCTGACGCCAGGGCCCCAGGCCCCCAGGGCTCGGCGCCCCCCTGCCCAGGCTGCCCCGGGGACCCCTCCTGCTCAGGCCCTGCCTCCAGGAGCTCCGCAGTCTCGGGGTCCCAGTCCTCATCTTCCCAGTCTTCCGACTCCAGCATGTCTTTGAGGTCCAGGAAGGCGACCTTGAAGCAGGCAAAGCAGACGCTCAGCTCGTCTCCATGCTGTATCTGGTACAGCCAGGATGCGTAGAGGCAGGACATGCCCTCCCTCCCTTGGCGCACGCTGACCGGGGGGCACATGGCCACACCGCCCGCCTTCTGCAGGTGGGCAGCAGGGGCCCTCCCTGGGCTCTCGGGGGAGCAGGCCCACAGGCTGGGGGCCAGGGAGGTgctggggcaggcaggaggggctgggggcagggaggcagagcgagaggaggagttgggggtgtgGCGTGGGTGGAAGATCGGGGTCCCAATTCAGCTGGCAGTTGCAGAGACTGGGGTCAGAACTTCTAGAAGCTTCTGCAGCTGAACCCTGTGTTGTGTCTGGAGCTGGGAAGGCAAGGCAGGTGGGGTCAGGCAACCCTGGGGCAGAAAGCTGGGGCCCGCAGGCCTGGGGGGTGTCGGGGTTCAGGCAGGCCCCCAGACCACCTCCGCTCGGCCTGCCCAACACGGGACTGGGGTCCCTTGGCCACCCCGTCCCCTCAAGGGTCCCTTCGGGGCCCCCCTCAGCCCCATCGGCCTGGCCTACAAAATGGGAGGGAGCACAGGGGAGGCAGAGGCCCGGACCCTCCGGGATGGTGGCCCCGAGGATCGATGGCCCCCGTGGCCCTCAGCAtccagccccgccccgccccaccctGGCTTTGGGaccccccctccctccccgggGTGCCCTCACCCTCCCTCCCCGGGGAGCCCTCACCAAGGTGCCTCCCCTGCAGCCAGCCAGGGAAAGGAGGAGCAGGCCGGCGCGGGCCTATAAAGGCCGGGCTCATCTGCATATCTCCCAGCAGCCCCCGCGCAGGGAACGTGCTGCGTCGCCCCGGCCCAGGCCAGCCACGTGCCGCTCGGCGCCCCCGCAGGGCCCGGCCGGCGCTgctgccccacctgcccacagccaGCCCCGCGCTCCCCGGACTGGCCTGGGGTCGGCAGGGCCTGTGGCTCCGTCCCTGCGGGGGACGCCCAGTCCTGGGCCCACGGCCTCGGGTGGGTGGCGTTCGGAAGCCGCCGATTCCAGTTCCTTGTGGACCTGGGAAAGGCCCGCGACAGTTGGCTGCAGTCGAGGCCAGTTTCCCTTCCGGGTGGTCTGTGGCGTTCTCCCACGGGCTCTCTGAACGCACGCCTGGGGTGCAGTGCCCAGGTCAGTGTCGGGGTCACGGCAGACCCGGCCAGCAGTGCGGGGCGGCCACGGGCGCCTCCTCCCCACGCACAGATGCCCAGATCCAGGCCTCACAGTCACCGTGGAACCCGCCAGACACGCGACCATCGCCCAGGCCGTGGTCCTCCTCGGGGTCCACTGTGGTGTGGACGTGATGACGGGGACCCAGCCCCGCGCAGCGCTGGCCCTGGGCGGGCCCCTCACCCTTGATGCCTGTGGCACTTCTGCCCTCTCCAGAGAGTCTGgccgggctcgggctcgggcagGCTGTGGCCTTTGCCGCTCCCTTAATTAGTAACGCCCCTCTGTCTCCTCCAGCCCTGGCGGCTCCAGGCTCCTTTCACGATCAGCCGAGGGACACCTCGGTGACGGAAGGGACCACCCCTCACGCCTTGGAGCGGGACTCCCAGGATGACCCTGAGTGCGGACGGTCTTCGGGAGGTCGTTTCAACGTCACAGGGTGGACTCTGGTCCAACACGGGGAGGGGGAGCTGCCCCTCTCTGTCCAGCACCTGAGGACTCAGAAAGGATGGCCGTGGACAAGCCGGAGGAAGGCGCGACCCACCGGCACCCCGTGGCCCAAGACGCCCAGTGTGACAGTTTATCTCAGCGGCCGAGCAGACGAAGACATGAGCAGCCAAAGAGCCTATTCAAGAGTAAGCAGGATACACGGGAGGGACGCGGCCACGTGGCTGCTGGGCGTGAGGTGAGACGAGGTTGCACGTTTGGTCTTAGCCGAAGACCCAACTCGGGTTTTAGAAAGCGTCGGTGGTCCCATGAGCAGAGCCCACTGAGCTTTGGCAAAGGAGCGCAGGGCAGAGAGGACGGTCTCACCACCTGGTGCCGGAGCAACTG contains:
- the LOC114079388 gene encoding testis-expressed protein 19.2 translates to MCPPVSVRQGREGMSCLYASWLYQIQHGDELSVCFACFKVAFLDLKDMLESEDWEDEDWDPETAELLEAGPEQEGSPGQPGQGGAEPWGPGALASAPAGSEEVGLDPLFVPTELGPQNAVPLGLGPEDTGWTQALPWRFEGLPPCSHWPRPPSPWQNFLGADLPPGEPMVLELGTSRPVEPEAAEAWLLGLQVVSMVGCQDAVYLRKMVPGWALQTPGQRWKLLLEPGEVWVVRLQNPSQQQDLHRWELSVLERAGPGAELVPADCALQKRGFTIVSYSPCSQREAEEGASASKPRSCPQGQDASTAEPWSGVPERPGESLAVVGASVLGELPCFQPFRPGPQN